A window of Halobellus ruber genomic DNA:
GACCGCGCTTCCGCCGTCGGCGCGGGCCTCCTCGCCCCCGCCGTCGGCGGCCGTCGGCGACCCGAGTTCGCCGCCGGACCCGCCGGGGTCGGCGGGCACGTCCTCGCGGACGTGGTCGGTGCCGTCCTTCGAGAACCGGGCGCGTTCCAGTTCCTCGACCTCGACCCGGTCGCCGACCGCCTCGGCGATCGCGGCCTCGAACTCCAGGTACTCGTCGCTGGGGATCCACCCCTCGGCGATGAACGCGTTGTCGGTCGTCGCAAACGACAGCGGCGCCTCGGTCCGCTGGACGTCGATCGAGAGTTTCTCCTCGGCCGCCAGCAGGAACCCGGCGGCCTCCTTCTTCTCGGATTCGAGTTCGGCGTCGACGGTTTCGAGTTCGGACTCCAGGCGTTCGCGCTCGTGTTCTAACTCCGCGACGTACTCGTCGGGGCTCCCCTCGGCGTCGGGGATCTCGGCGGCGGTGAACTCCGCGCCGACAAGGGCGTCGTCGAGAACGTCGCCGCCGGCGTCGGCCGCCGGCCGTGCGAAGATGCCGAGCGTCTCGTCGCCCGCGAACGTCTCGTAGGCGTCGATCGCGTCGTCGTCGAGGGCACGTTCGACCGCCTCGCGGTCGCCCGTCCCGACGGCGACGTCGAGGGTGTCGTACCCAGACAGCAGGTCGAGGTCGATGCCGAGGTCGACGAACGGTTCGATGGCTTCGAGTTCGTCCTCGATCGACCGGATCTCGGATTCCAGCTCCTGTCGGCGGTCGTCGAGGTCGTTGACCCGCGTGCGTATCTCCTCGAGTTCCTCGTCGAGCGCCTCGTCGGTGACGATCCGGGTCGGTCCCGCGTCCTCGGCGTCGAGATCGAGGATGCTCTCGAGGGCACGGACGGTCACCAGCCGCTCGGAGGACTCCTCGGCGCCCGCGGCCGGATCGCCGGGGTCGAAGCCCTCCCAGGAGCCGTCGTACTCGGTGACGTGCAGCAGGTTCAGGTCGTGGACGGTCTCGACGACCGCCTCCATCACCGCTTTCGATCCCGTCACCGAGACCTTGCTCATCCGTTCAGGTCTGAGCATGTACCGCCTCCTCGAACCGTTCGATGGTGTACTCGACCGCCTCGTCGGTGTTCTCCTCGGCCGACGCGATCAGTTCCTCCCGCTCCTCGGCGCCCTCCGCGAGCACCCGCTCGCGTTCGGACTCGATCTCCGCGCGGGCTTCCTCGAGGCGCTCGGCCTCGTACTCGTCGGCCTCGGCCTCGGCCTCCTCGCGGATCTCATCGGCCTCCCGTCGAGCCGCCTCGATCCGTTCGTCGCGGTCGGCTTCGGCCTCCGCGATGATCTCGTCGGCGTCGGACTCGGCCGCCTTGATCCGTTCGAGAACCTCTGGTCTCGGCATATTCGTATCACTGAAGCATTACGCAACGGCGTATAAGGTGTTTGCGGAACGCCCCGGCGAACGACGCCTCACCAGCCGGTTTCGCCGTCCGGATCCGCACCGTTATTTGCGTTGCGTCCGTTACCGCCGCCAATGGGTGTCCTCGAAGACAAGGCCAACGCGCGGCTGTTCTACAAGTACCTCTCGAAGGTGTACGACCGGATCAACCAGTTCATCTGGACCGAAGCGATGCGCGACGACGCCCTGGAGTGGTTCGCGATCGAGGCCGACGACCGCGTTCTCGACGTGGGGTGCGGCACCGGCTTTGCCACCGAGGGGCTGCTCCAGTACACCGACGACGTCCACGGGCTCGACCAGAGCCGCCACCAGATGGAGAAGGCCTTCGCGAAGTTCGGCACCCGCGATCGGGTCCGCTTCTACCGCGGCGACGCCGAGCGGCTCCCCTTCGCGGACGACGCCTTCGACAAGGTCTGGTCGTCGGGGTCGATCGAGTACTGGCCCAACCCGGTCGACGCGCTCGCCGAGTTCCGACGGGTGGTCAAACCCGGCGGCCGCGTCCTCGTCGTGGGCCCGGACTACCCCGACAACCCCCTGTTCCAGCGGCTCGCCGACGCGATTATGCTGTTCTACGACGAGTCGGAGGCCCAGCGGATGTTCGAGAAGGCGGGCTTCGTCGACATCGAACACCACATCCAGCAGAACGCCCCGGGCACGCCGCGGGCGATCACGACCATCGCGCGGGCTCCAGCCGCCGACGAGGCGGACGGCGCCGTCGCCGCGAACGCGGCAGCCGGGGACGCCGACGATGCCCCGGACAGCGAGGTCGACGCGGAGGCGTGACTACCCCGCGGTCCCCCGGACCGTCGCCACCCGCTCGTCGCCGACGTAGACCGTCACAGAGACCGTCCGCCCCGGCTCGACCTCGGGACGGTTCGTCCCCGCGATCCTCACGGCACCGGTCTCGCCCGGCCGCCAGGGCCCGTCGCTCGCGACGTTGAACGGGCCGGTCGGGCCGGCTCGGAACCCCTCGGCCGCGAAGAACGGCACCGGCGGCTGGTGGGCGAGCGGCGTCCCGTCGACCGCGATACGGAGCCGAACCCGCGAGACGTCGAGCGCCGGCCCCGCCTGGTGGGTCACGGCGATCGTGTCGCCGTCGACAGCAAGCGAGACCGCGATCGACGCCGGGGCGTCGGTCCCGCCGCCGAGTTCCTGGCCCGTCGCCGTCGCCACCGCCTCCGCGCCGGCCGCGACCACGCCGCCGAGCGCGAGACCGGCCGCGAGCAGGACGACGACGCCGACTACTGGGGCCGTTCCGCGTTCCGTCACGGCGGGTCTGGCCGCCCCATCGGGGATGAATCTTCGGCGTGGTCACCCGACCGTGGTCGTCGTCGCGGTTTCCGTCCCGTTGCCGGACTCCCCGTCCGCCGGCCCGTAGACCGACGGCGGCGGCGTCGGATCGACCGAGAGCACGACCACCGAGCTCCCGTCGATCGCGGTCACCTGGTAGGTGCCGTTCGGCGCGATGGTCCACAGCGACCCGTCGGCGCCCGTCCGTCCGACCACCGAACTCCGGCCGCCGGGCGGGCCGACGGTGATCTGGGCGTCCACCGGCTCCCCGTCCTCGGTGCTGTTGAGCTGGATCCGGGTCGGCCCGCCGGGGTACGTTCGGTGTGCGGTCAGGTTCAGGCCGTCACGCGTCGCCGAGGCCGACGATCCCGGGGTCACCCGGTCGAGCGGGCGGAACTGGAACTCCTTGAACACCTGCTGGCTCCCGCTGTCGACGAACGCCACCAGCCGGCCGCGGCGGTGTTCGATGGTGACCCGTGTGCTCTCGCTTCCGGGGTTCCCCAGGGTGTCGTCGCGGAGGCGGTCGGCCGCGATCGTGGGGTAGGCCCGCTCGGTGACGTTCACCGCGTCCGAGAGGCTGAACTCGCCGTCGTCGCCCGCGCGGAGCGGCCCGCGGTACGCTTCACGCACGTAGGTGCCGTCGCGGAGGATCCCGAGCACGACGCTGTTGGGGCCGGTCTGAACGAAGAACCGCGTCGAGTCGGCCTCGCCGGTCAGCACCGCCGCGGCGTGTCCGCGGACGGGACCGGTGAGCGTGTTCAGCTCCAGTTCGATGTTCCCGAACCGGGAGGCGGGGATGGCAAAGCCCGGAGTCGATTCGACTGCCGCTTCGAGCCGCTCGCGGCGGTCCTCGAGTTCCCGCGCCTCCGCGTCGATCTCGGCGAGTTCATACAGGAGGCGCCGCGGGGTGCGCTCCCCGTCGGCGTACGCCTCGATCGCCCCCCGCTGGCGGGCGCGGAGGGAGATCACCCGCTGTTCGATCGCGCTGACCTCCTGTAACAGCAGCTGCTGGCGGCGCTCGTCGGACTCCGCGGAGTCGATGCGGCGGAGGACCGTCCCGGTCGACAGCCGCATCTCGGTTGTCGACGACTCGAAGGCGAGCCCGCTTCCGAGCTCGACCGCTTCGAGTTCGACGCTGCTCCGGGTCGTTGCGTCCGGCGGGATAGCGAGGACGTTGGGCTCGGCGGCGGTCCCGGCCGGCGGTTCGGAGTCGACCTGCGCCCGGCCGCCGGGCGTCGGTAGCGCCGGTTCGGGGGTCGGTGTGGCCGCGGCGGGGTCGGCCCGCGACGCGTCGCCGCGGGCGTCGGGCCCGGCGGCGGACGGCACCGCGACCGCGACCCCCGAGAGGACCACGAGGAGAGCGACCGTGGGAGCGAGGGCACGCATACCGGGAGCGTAGCGCCGGGATTGTAATAAAACGCCACATTCTCGGCCCGCGCGAGGGCGCCGATCCCGCCGATGGAAAGCGTTTTGAGCGTCCCACGAGCACTGCCAGCAAATGCGGACGCCCGCGCCGTGGCTCGCCCTCCTCCTCGTGGTCGCCGCCGTCGCGCCAGCCTCGGCGCTCGCCGCGGCTCCCGCTGCCGACGCGGGCGGCGGCGTCGACCCGGCGGCCGCGGTCGACGCTCCCGTTCTCGACGGCGGGGTCGTTTCCTTCCAGACCGACGACGCCGGCACGGGCGAACCGACCACCGCCGTCGAGATTTCGCTCCGCGAGGACCGGAGCGCGTTCTGGCGGATCGAGGCGCGCTACGCCCTCGAAAGCGAAAACGAGACCGAGGCGTTCCGGACGGTCGCCGACCGGTACGAGTCGGGCGAGGCCGACGTCGGCCCCGACGCCGTGCTCTTCGAGACGCTCCAGCGGCGGGCGAGCGAAGCCACCGGCCGGGAGATGTCGATCGGGAACGTCACCTACCACTCCTCGGTCGCGGAATCCGGCGACCGCGGCACGCTCGCGCTCACCTTCCGGTGGAGCAATTTCCTGCGGGCGGGCGAGAACGGGACGCTGGTGCTCGACGACGCGTTCAGGCTCCCCAGCGCCGCGGAGGACCGACAGCGCACCTGGCTGTCGATATTCGACGAGAGCCAGGCGATCCGGATCCGTCCACCGGACGGCTACACCGTGACGAGCACGTCCATCCCGGTCCAGCAGCGTAAGAGCGCGGTCGTGCTGGCCGAACCGTCGGACTTCGAGGGCGACTCGGCGCTCCGGATCACCTACACCTCCGTCGGCCCGACCGACCGGCTCCCGATCGAACTCCTGGCGGGGATCGGCCTCGTCGCGGTCGTCGCCGTCGCGGCCGGGGTGTGGACGCTCCGCCGACGCCCCGGGGGCGACGCCGCGGGGAACGGGCCGGCAAGCCCCGGGGACGCCCCGGCACCCCCGAGCCCGCCCGACGCCGACGGAAACGGTGCCGACCCCGACGCGGCCACCGGGGCTACGGGTGACGGTGCCGATAGCGACGACGAGGCGGACGTCGATCCCTCGCTGCTCTCCGACGAGGAACGGATCGAGCGGCTGCTCGAACGCAACGACGGCCGGATGAAGCAGGCGACGATCGTCGACGAGATGGGGTGGTCGGACGCGAAGGTCTCGCAGTTGCTGTCGGCGATGGCAGAGGAGGGGCGGATCGACAAGCTCCGGATCGGCCGTGAGAACCTCATCTCCCTGCCCGACGACGCCGACGATGGCGAGTCGTAGCCCGATCGGGGTCGGCTTCCGGAACCTCTTTTGCCGCGCCATCCTCAGCGACGTGTAATGGAGTATCTGGAGCGTCGGGTATCGATGGTCGAGGACCGCCTCGAGGCCGTGATCGAGGCGGTCGACCCCCCCGAGCTGTCCGCGGAGGTAGCGCACGTCGCGCTCGCGGGCGGCAAGCGGGTCCGGCCGGCCGTGACGGTCCTGGCGTGTGAGGCCTGCGGCGGCGACCCCGAGGAGGCGGTCGACTTCGCGGTCGCCGTCGAACTGGTCCACAACGCCTCGCTCGTGATCGACGACATCATCGACCGCTCCGAGGTCCGGCGCGGGACGACGAGCGCGTGGGCCGAGTACGGCTACGGCCCCGCGATCATCGCCTCCGACGGCCTTCTGGGCGAGGCGTTCGCGCTGCTGTCGCGGAGCGACCACGCGACGCAGATCGTCGCGGAGTCGATGGCGGAACTCGGCGAGGGGGAGGCCACGGAGCTGGTCGCCCGTCCGACCGACGAACGGGAGTACATGGAGCTCGCCCGCCGGAAGACCGGGGCGTTGTTCCGTGCGGCCGCCGAACTCGGCGCGGTCGCGGCCGACGCCGATCCGTTCACGATCGAGGCGTTCGGCGACTACGCCGAGCGGGTCGGCGTCGCGTTCCAGATCCGCGACGACGTCCTCGACGCCACCGCCGACGCCGACG
This region includes:
- the ahaH gene encoding ATP synthase archaeal subunit H → MPRPEVLERIKAAESDADEIIAEAEADRDERIEAARREADEIREEAEAEADEYEAERLEEARAEIESERERVLAEGAEEREELIASAEENTDEAVEYTIERFEEAVHAQT
- a CDS encoding methyltransferase domain-containing protein, translated to MGVLEDKANARLFYKYLSKVYDRINQFIWTEAMRDDALEWFAIEADDRVLDVGCGTGFATEGLLQYTDDVHGLDQSRHQMEKAFAKFGTRDRVRFYRGDAERLPFADDAFDKVWSSGSIEYWPNPVDALAEFRRVVKPGGRVLVVGPDYPDNPLFQRLADAIMLFYDESEAQRMFEKAGFVDIEHHIQQNAPGTPRAITTIARAPAADEADGAVAANAAAGDADDAPDSEVDAEA
- a CDS encoding type IV pilin yields the protein MTERGTAPVVGVVVLLAAGLALGGVVAAGAEAVATATGQELGGGTDAPASIAVSLAVDGDTIAVTHQAGPALDVSRVRLRIAVDGTPLAHQPPVPFFAAEGFRAGPTGPFNVASDGPWRPGETGAVRIAGTNRPEVEPGRTVSVTVYVGDERVATVRGTAG
- a CDS encoding DUF7096 domain-containing protein is translated as MRALAPTVALLVVLSGVAVAVPSAAGPDARGDASRADPAAATPTPEPALPTPGGRAQVDSEPPAGTAAEPNVLAIPPDATTRSSVELEAVELGSGLAFESSTTEMRLSTGTVLRRIDSAESDERRQQLLLQEVSAIEQRVISLRARQRGAIEAYADGERTPRRLLYELAEIDAEARELEDRRERLEAAVESTPGFAIPASRFGNIELELNTLTGPVRGHAAAVLTGEADSTRFFVQTGPNSVVLGILRDGTYVREAYRGPLRAGDDGEFSLSDAVNVTERAYPTIAADRLRDDTLGNPGSESTRVTIEHRRGRLVAFVDSGSQQVFKEFQFRPLDRVTPGSSASATRDGLNLTAHRTYPGGPTRIQLNSTEDGEPVDAQITVGPPGGRSSVVGRTGADGSLWTIAPNGTYQVTAIDGSSVVVLSVDPTPPPSVYGPADGESGNGTETATTTTVG
- a CDS encoding helix-turn-helix transcriptional regulator yields the protein MRTPAPWLALLLVVAAVAPASALAAAPAADAGGGVDPAAAVDAPVLDGGVVSFQTDDAGTGEPTTAVEISLREDRSAFWRIEARYALESENETEAFRTVADRYESGEADVGPDAVLFETLQRRASEATGREMSIGNVTYHSSVAESGDRGTLALTFRWSNFLRAGENGTLVLDDAFRLPSAAEDRQRTWLSIFDESQAIRIRPPDGYTVTSTSIPVQQRKSAVVLAEPSDFEGDSALRITYTSVGPTDRLPIELLAGIGLVAVVAVAAGVWTLRRRPGGDAAGNGPASPGDAPAPPSPPDADGNGADPDAATGATGDGADSDDEADVDPSLLSDEERIERLLERNDGRMKQATIVDEMGWSDAKVSQLLSAMAEEGRIDKLRIGRENLISLPDDADDGES
- a CDS encoding polyprenyl synthetase family protein; this translates as MEYLERRVSMVEDRLEAVIEAVDPPELSAEVAHVALAGGKRVRPAVTVLACEACGGDPEEAVDFAVAVELVHNASLVIDDIIDRSEVRRGTTSAWAEYGYGPAIIASDGLLGEAFALLSRSDHATQIVAESMAELGEGEATELVARPTDEREYMELARRKTGALFRAAAELGAVAADADPFTIEAFGDYAERVGVAFQIRDDVLDATADADALGKPTGQDAEMDRPSLVQVTELTVEEANGRAHAQSELALEALATSNVDDSEPLEYLRDLAEFVVVRER